The following are encoded together in the Anopheles nili chromosome 3, idAnoNiliSN_F5_01, whole genome shotgun sequence genome:
- the LOC128723000 gene encoding coatomer subunit alpha, translating to MLTNFETKSARVKGLSFHPKRPWILASLHSGVIQLWDYRISTLIEKFDEHDGPVRGIAFHNQQPLFVSGGDDFKIKVWNYKQRRCIFTLLGHLDYVRTTVFHHEYPWILSASDDQTIRIWNWQSRSCICVLTGHNHYVMCAQFHPSDEDIIVSASLDQTVRIWDISGLRKKNVAPGPTGLDDHLKNPGATDLFGQADAVVKHVLEGHDRGVNWASFHPSLPLIVSGADDRQVKLWRMNEYKAWEVDTCRGHYYNVSCVLFHPRADLIISNSEDRSIRVWDMTKRQCIHTFRRENERFWILAAHPNLNLFAAGHDSGTIVFKLERERPAYAVYGNCLYYVKERFLRELDFNTNTDSVVMTIRGGGKTPVYSMSYNPALNAVLLCTRTSNLENSTYDLYSIPQKDSGSQNKETDSKRSSGVTAVWVARNRFAVLDRANQLVIKNFKNEVTKKIQTPVCDEIFYAGTGMLLLREPEHVTLFDVQQLRSLAQVKIAKCKYVVWSTDMSHVALLAKHTLNICNRRLDLLCSIHESARIKSGAWDESGVFIYTTSNHIKYAIINGDHGIIRTLDLPIYITRVKNSQVFCLDRECRTRLLTIDTTEYKFKLALINRKYEEVLHMVRNARLVGQSIIAYLQQKGYPEVALHFVKDEKTRFGLALECGNIEVALEAARAMDDKQCWERLAQSALMQGNHQVVEMCYQRTKNFDKLSFLYLITGNLDKLKKMNKIAEIRKDVSAQYQGALLLGDVRERVSILKNCKQTSLAYLTAKTHGLVEEADQMAEEFSAEGKDLPQVSEDAKFLRPPVPIQQAESNWPLLTVSKGFFEGTMMSRGATTVHQALAPTEMVSEAAEEEDGWGVDDDLQDGDRYEDAKEENEVKTGEAGEGAGWDVGDDDLELPEELISKISSSNATGNKNFFSAPPKGHPLSHFWTLNSQLAADHVRAGSYDSACRLLNDQVGVVNFVPYKVLFMESYIASKTSYSSFPHVSSLSAHPNRNWKEVNPKNCHPTLAFKLNDLVQNLQSCYQLTTTGKFVEAIEKLQNIILCIPLLVVETRQEIAEAQQLLTICREYVVGLQMETVRKTLPKNTLEEQKRICELAAYFTHVNLQPVHQILTLRTALNLFFKLKNYKTAASFARRLLELGPRPEVAQQARKILQACEMNETDEHSLLYDEHNPFTLCAVTYKPIYRGKSEEKCSLCSASYQPPYKGVTCVVCQVAEVGKDVIGLRISTSQFK from the exons ATGTTGACCAACTTTGAAACTAAATCGGCCCGTGTAAAAGGTCTCTCTTTCCACCCAAAACGTCCATGGATTCTAGCTAG TTTACATAGCGGCGTTATTCAACTGTGGGATTATCGCATAAGCACACTGATTGAAAAGTTCGACGAGCATGATGGTCCAGTACGCGGAATTGCTTTTCATAACCAGCAGCCTCTCTTCGTTTCCGGCGGCGATGATTTTAAGATCAAGGTTTGGAACTACAAACAGCGTCGTTGTATTTTTACGCTGTTGGGACACTTAGATTACGTACGGACTACCGTGTTTCATCACGAGTACCCTTGGATTTTGAGTGCATCGGATGATCAAACCATTCGTATCTGGAATTGGCAGTCTCGGTCATGCATTTGTGTGCTAACCGGTCACAACCACTACGTAATGTGCGCTCAGTTCCATCCAAGTGATGAGGACATTATTGTATCGGCATCGTTAGATCAAACCGTTCGCATCTGGGACATTTCCGGCCTGCGTAAGAAAAACGTAGCTCCCGGTCCGACAGGACTAGACGACCATCTGAAAAATCCAGGTGCAACGGATCTTTTTGGCCAAGCCGACGCCGTAGTGAAGCATGTATTAGAAGGACACGACCGTGGAGTTAACTGGGCCAGTTTCCACCCTTCGTTACCGTTGATTGTGTCAGGTGCCGATGATCGACAAGTAAAACTATGGCGCATGAACGAGTACAAAGCCTGGGAGGTAGATACATGCCGCGGACACTACTACAACGTATCTTGCGTTTTGTTCCATCCCAGGGCTGACTTGATCATATCAAACAGTGAAGATCGCAGCATTCGTGTCTGGGATATGACTAAACGACAGTGCATTCATACATTCCGTCGTGAAAATGAGCGTTTCTGGATTTTGGCAGCGCAtccaaatttgaatttgttcGCGGCAGGCCATGATTCGGGAACGATAGTGTTCAAGCTCGAGCGTGAACGTCCGGCATACGCGGTGTACGGAAATTGTTTGTACTATGTTAAAGAACGTTTTCTTCGAGAGCTCGATTTCAACACAAACACCGATTCTGTTGTGATGACGATTCGAGGTGGAGGTAAAACCCCCGTCTACAGTATGTCGTACAATCCTGCACTAAATGCTGTGCTGCTGTGCACTCGGACGTCTAATCTGGAAAATAGTACATACGACCTGTATAGTATTCCACAGAAGGATAGCGGTTCGCAAAACAAAGAGACGGATAGCAAACGGTCTTCTGGTGTAACAGCTGTTTGGGTAGCACGTAATCGATTCGCCGTGCTAGATCGTGCCAATCAACTGGTAATAAAGAATTTCAAAAACGAAGTAACTAAGAAGATTCAAACACCAGTTTGTGATGAGATATTCTACGCTGGCACCGGCATGTTACTTTTGCGTGAACCCGAACATGTAACCCTGTTCGATGTGCAGCAACTACGCTCATTGGCTCAGGTGAAAATTGCCAAGTGCAAGTATGTCGTGTGGTCTACTGATATGAGCCATGTGGCGCTGTTGGCAAAGCACACGCTAAACATTTGCAACAGACGTTTAGATTTACTCTGCTCCATTCATGAAAGCGCAAGGATCAAATCGGGCGCATGGGATGAATCGGGTGTGTTCATATACACTACTTCAAACCACATAAAATACGCGATCATAAATGGTGACCATGGCATAATCCGTACGCTTGATCTTCCAATCTATATTACACGCGTGAAAAATAGCCAAGTGTTTTGTCTGGATCGCGAATGCCGTACGCGTTTGCTAACGATCGATACCACCGAGTACAAGTTTAAGCTTGCATTGATCAACCGAAAGTACGAGGAGGTACTACACATGGTGCGCAATGCTCGACTGGTGGGTCAGAGTATTATTGCATATTTGCAGCAGAAAGGTTACCCTGAGGTGGCATTGCATTTCGTAAAGGACGAGAAAACGCGTTTCGGATTAGCGTTAGAGTGCGGAAACATAGAGGTGGCATTGGAAGCAGCAAGAGCAATGGACGACAAACAGTGCTGGGAGCGGCTGGCTCAGAGTGCGCTAATGCAAGGAAACCATCAGGTGGTAGAGATGTGTTATCAGCGTACGAAGAATTTCGATAAACTTTCGTTCCTGTATCTGATAACTGGTAATTTAgataaattgaagaaaatgaacaagATTGCTGAAATTCGCAAGGACGTCTCTGCACAGTATCAAGGTGCTTTGCTGCTTGGTGATGTTAGGGAACGTGTTTCcatattgaaaaattgtaagCAAACCTCTTTGGCATATTTGACCGCCAAGACACATGGCCTTGTGGAGGAAGCAGACCAAATGGCGGAGGAATTTTCCGCGGAAGGCAAAGACTTACCACAAGTAAGCGAAGATGCGAAGTTTCTCCGACCGCCGGTTCCAATCCAACAGGCTGAAAGTAATTGGCCTTTGCTGACCGTTTCCAAAGGATTTTTCGAAGGAACCATGATGTCTCGCGGGGCTACCACGGTACATCAGGCATTAGCTCCCACCGAAATGGTGTCCGAAGCTGCTGAAGAAGAGGATGGATGGggcgttgatgatgatttacAAGATGGTGATCGGTATGAGGACGCGAAGGAGGAAAATGAGGTTAAGACGGGTGAAGCAGGCGAGGGAGCTGGATGGGATGTGGGCGACGACGATTTGGAATTGCCCGAAGAATTGATTTCCAAAATTTCATCTTCAAATGCCACCGGAAACAAAAACTTCTTCTCTGCTCCTCCAAAAGGACATCCCCTCTCTCATTTTTGGACACTCAATTCGCAGCTGGCAGCTGATCACGTACGTGCGGGGTCCTACGATTCGGCTTGCCGTTTACTCAACGATCAGGTTGGTGTAGTAAATTTTGTGCCGTACAAGGTCCTTTTTATGGAATCGTACATAGCGTCAAAAACATCATATAGCAGCTTTCCCCATGTTTCTTCGCTTTCTGCTCATCCCAACCGTAATTGGAAGGAAGTGAATCCTAAAAATTGTCATCCTACACTTGCCTTCAAGCTGAACGATCTTGTTCAAAATTTGCAATCTTGCTACCAATTAACAACGACTGGCAAATTTGTGGAAGCAATCGAGAAACTCCAAAACATCATACTCTGCATACCCCTGTTGGTCGTGGAAACGAGACAAGAAATCGCTGAAGCTCAACAGCTTTTAACTATATGCCGGGAGTACGTTGTAGGGCTACAGATGGAAACAGTTCGAAAAACACTTCCAAAGAATACTTTAGAGGAGCAAAAGCGTATATGTGAACTGGCTGCATATTTTACCCACGTAAATTTACAGCCAGTCCATCAAATTTTAACTCTTCGCACGGCCCTGAATCTTTTCTTTAAGCTAAAGAATTACAAAACGGCGGCATCATTTGCTCGACGTTTGCTGGAGCTTGGACCACGACCTGAAGTTGCACAGCAGGCTCGAAAAATATTACAAGCGtgtgaaatgaatgaaaccgACGAGCATTCATTGTTATACGACGAGCACAATCCTTTCACACTCTGTGCAGTTACATATAAACCGATTTACCGTGGAAAATCAGAAGAAAAATGCTCCTTATGCTCTGCTTCATACCAGCCTCCGTACAAAGGTGTGACGTGTGTCGTTTGCCAAGTAGCCGAAGTTGGTAAGGACGTGATAGGTTTGCGCATTAGCACGTCACAATTCAAGTAA
- the LOC128723011 gene encoding 60S ribosomal protein L23 → MSKRGRGGSAGGKFRISLGLPVGAVINCADNTGAKNLYVIAVHGIRGRLNRLPAAGVGDMFVATVKKGKPELRKKVMPAVVIRQRKPFRRRDGVFLYFEDNAGVIVNNKGEMKGSAITGPVAKECADLWPRIASNAGSIA, encoded by the exons ATGTCTAAGAGAG GACGTGGAGGATCCGCGGGAGGAAAATTCCGCATCTCACTCGGTCTGCCTGTTGGCGCCGTCATCAACTGCGCCGATAATACGGGTGCTAAGAACCTGTATGTCATCGCTGTCCATGGAATTCGTGGTCGGTTGAACCGTTTGCCAGCGGCTGGTGTCGGTGATATGTTCGTTGCCACGGTCAAGAAGGGAAAGCCTGAATTGCGAAAAAAG GTTATGCCGGCAGTCGTGATTCGGCAGCGTAAACCATTCCGCAGGCGAGATGGTGTATTTCTTTACTTTGAGGACAATGCCGGAGTGATAGTAAACAATAAGGGTGAAATGAAAGGCTCCGCTATCACTGGTCCTGTAGCAAAGGAATGTGCAGATTTGTGGCCTCGTATCGCTTCCAACGCCGGTTCGATAGCTTAG